The DNA region CAATCTCTCCCCCAGCGGCGTGGACAGTGTCCGGGTGTTGATGTTGGTCATGGCTTGTACGATCTGGATCCGCATGCTCAACTTCACGACCTTTATCGGCGGTCTGCGGGCGGGCGGTGATACGCGCTTTGCCATGTTCATGGAACTTTTCTCCATTTGGGGCGTTGGAGTGCCATCCGCATATATCGGCGCTTTTGTGCTGGGGCTGCCCGTATATTATGTCTATCTGATGGTGGCGCTGGAAGAGCTGGTGAAGGCTTTCATCAGCGTATGGCGGATCAGGTCGCGCAGATGGATGCACGACCTGGTCAATGTGTAGTTACGGCAGTCCTTTGTATCCACGCGCCTTCCAATCTGCAAAACGTTGACGCCCGATGTTGGATAACAGCAACGTCATTCCGAAATTAATGAGCGTAACGGTGATGAAGAAGAAGACGACTTCTTCGATGGGCAGGATGCCGAAGAAAAGGATACCCGTCGTTTGATCTTTCGCAATGGACCAGGTGGTGTCGGTCAATGCGATGATGTCGGTCAGGGAAAGGAATGTACCGGGTACGAGGATGCCTGCCAACACCAGCCTGCGGTGATGCCAGAGGATATCCGCGCCGTAGAGCATTTGCGGGAAGATGGCTGGCAGCGCCCAGAAGAAGATGATGGCGAGATAGGTCCACTCGCGCCCGCCGAGGAAAAGCAGATAGGTGAAGACCAGCCAGGCGGCGGCGAGAATCCCAAACGCGGTCAATCGGACGTTGACAGATGGCTTGAACGCTTCTGTCGGTTCGGGGATGCGCCTCGCCAGGAACCACCACCACAGCCCTGCAAGTAATGTTTCCAGTACAAAGAAAGTATATTCTTCGATGGGCACATAACCAAGGACGATACCCGTCACAAGATCGGGATTGTAGTACCACACGCCTGTGGCGACGAGATAGTTATCCCACGGCGTGGTATATGTGACCGCAATGATGATGTGGACAAGGATCG from Anaerolineales bacterium includes:
- a CDS encoding lycopene cyclase domain-containing protein, giving the protein MTYFGFLLRFLVIPILVFLAITWWDNRRGNLTRGFANGRAVWTAILVHIIIAVTYTTPWDNYLVATGVWYYNPDLVTGIVLGYVPIEEYTFFVLETLLAGLWWWFLARRIPEPTEAFKPSVNVRLTAFGILAAAWLVFTYLLFLGGREWTYLAIIFFWALPAIFPQMLYGADILWHHRRLVLAGILVPGTFLSLTDIIALTDTTWSIAKDQTTGILFFGILPIEEVVFFFITVTLINFGMTLLLSNIGRQRFADWKARGYKGLP